AGGAGCTGTGAGTAGCACTAAGCGGGCACTGGAAATCCAGGGAGGAGGAACTGGGGTGGATTCTGAGCGGACCTTAGGAAATTGGAGTTCCCACAAGGCTGGGGTGGCAGGGAATGATGGAATGGTATAGTGTGACAGGAAATGGTGGGCAGAGTACAATAGAAGGAAACATGGTGGAATGAGATGAATGGGGTGGGCATGGTGGGTAAGACAGGGTGGATGTGTGGGTAAGACAGGGTGGATGTGGTGGGTAAGACAGGGTAGATGTGGTGGGTAAGAGGGGGTGAGCATGTGGGTAAGATGGGGTGGCTGGGGTGAGATGGACAAGATGGAATAGAACAGGGTGGATCAAGTGGGTGGCACAGAATGGGATGGAATTTGCACAATGGGATGAGATGGGATGATGGGTGGGTAGCCTTAAGGTACCTGTCAGCCTGTGTCTGAGAAAGCCTCAATCCCTGGAGTTAGGAGCATGCCCCCAACTCATTAGCCTCACTTGAGACCCTTTCTTCCAGAATGACCTGTGCCAAGAGTGTGAGGATATTGTCCACCTCCTCACAAAGATGACCAAGGAAGATGCTTTCCAGGTAATGGGAAACGGTACAGTGTGATCTGGTAGAGGCCTGGCGTCAGGGGACTCTGGTGGGGGCAGACCTCAGAAAGACCAGGCTAATCCTCCCTTCTCTGCTCTCCCAGGAAGCAATCCGGAAGTTCCTGGAACAAGAATGTGATATCCTTCCCTTGAAGCTGCTTGTGCCCCGGTGTCGCCAAGTGCTTGATGTCTACCTGCCCCTGGTTATTGACTACTTCCAGAGCCAGATTGTGAGGACCCTGACCTACCTGCCGCACAGTGCATGTGCCTAAGTGGGCACTTACCTATATAAGTGGCAccccaacacatgcacacacacacatacacacccacagacgcaataagacacacacacacacacacacacacacacacacacacacacacacacacacacacacatacacacacacacacacacacacgcacacacatacacacacacacacacacacacacacacacacacacacacacatacacacacacgcacacacacacacacacacacacacacgcacacacacacacatacacacacacgcacacacacacacacacacatacacacacacgcacacacacacacacacacacacacacatacacacacacacacacacacatacacacacacgcacacacacacacacacacacacacacacacacacatacacacacacgcacacacacacacacacacacacacacacacacacacacacacacacacacacacacttcccactACAGCCACAGGAAGCTCAGTCTCTTCATCCAGATACCCAAATCAGAGCCTGCCTGCTCAGCATACTACAGACATTGAGACCCGCCCTCCATCCCCTCACTCACACATGCCCACATTCTTATTGTCACAcaatatgctcacacacactcactctttcCCAGACACATGCTCCCAGGCCCTACACAGCCCcatctctgtctttgtcccttccaTAGTGTCCTAAGATGCAGTACTTCACCCAGCCTGCTCCCCATAACCCCAGGCTCAAAGACTGTGGCCCTTGTCCCTGAATATGAACCTGGGCAGAGAGGGGTTCCCTCCTTACCCTAAAACCCCTCACCTGTTCCATGCCCTAGAACCCCAAAGCCATCTGCAATCATGTGGGCCTGTGCCCACGTGGGCAGGCTAAGCCAGAACAGAATCCAGGGATGCCGGATGCCGTTCCAAACCCTCTGCTGGACAAGCTGGTCCTCCCTGTGCTGCCAGGAGCCCTCTTGGCAAGGCCTGGGCCTCACACTCAGGTAAGCCAGTCCATTCCCAGCAGCTGCTGGGAATCCAGAAGGCTAGCATGGCCGCTGAGACGCGTGGGCACCCAGAGAGGCTGAGCTCAAACTAGGAGGCAGAGATGGCAAGGTCAGGCAAGGTCACACAACCGAGGTAGCTCCCAGCCTAACCACACTTCACCGCTTCCTTCCTCAGGACTTCTCTGAGCAACAGCTCCCCATTCCCCTGCCCTTCTGCTGGCTTTGCAGAACTCTGATCAAGCGGGTTCAAGCCGTGATCCCCAAGGTAAGGACCACACAGAGCTCAGAGGGGCCCCCAATAGCTGCACCTTCCTCCACCTCAACACTCCAAGAAGGCTGTGAGGAGTTAGATGAGGAGACACCCACACATTGCTCCTACCCAAGGAACCTTGAGGCTCAGGTATGGGAGGTTAGGTCAGAGCCACCTTCTCTTCCAACAGATCACCAtcggaaggctgagaagcactggttGTCACTGTAGGAAAAAAGTACattaatttctcaaaaaaaaaaaaaaaaacagttcaccAATAGTAAgcatctcttctgtcctccaaacCCATGGtagcctctgccagtgccttgtCAGATGAGGATTGTCCTCCCCACAAATGGTCATGGCCTATCAACACTAACACTAAGCCCACATCAGTCATAAAGACAACAGGGCACACAGTCAAGCCTTTCTGAAGCCTGTGTGATGGAAGGAACGTGCAGACTATAGAGCAGGATGAGCTGAGGGGTCGCACAGATAAAAATGGTAACAGACAGGTCAGCCAGGGAGAGGCTCTGAAGAGGGTAACAACTAAGCCAAGATCTAGGAGAAAACAAGGTCCCCAGGGGCCAAGGACATCGATCCATCAATAAAAAATGAGCTCAATCAGATGTTGGAGGGAGGGACTCTGTAAGGAGGGACCAGGAGCAGGGGGCAGCGTTTGGGGTGTAAAGGAATAGATAAATGCCTTTAAAATGAGTTCAgagggctaggaagatggctcagtgagtacagTCCTTGctgaacctgagttcagatactTGCACCCTCATAAAAGTTGGGGggtgggctggagacatggctcagtagttaagagcactgactgctcttctagaggtcctgagttcaattcccagcaaccacttggtggctcacaaccacctataatgggatctgatgcccttttctggtgtgtctgaacttacatacataaaataaaaataaaagttgggGGTTAGCAATGAACATTTGTAACCCTACACACTAGGTAGTCAGAAATAGGCAGATCCCTAGAgcatgctggccagccagtctagccaaatggatgagcTTCAGGGTtagtgtgagaccttgtctcaaaaaaaaaaaaaatggacggCCTGAAGATTCGGATCGACAGTTAGGAACATTTGCTGCTTTTCAGAAGAGTGAGTTGGGTACCCAGCACCactgtcaggcagctcacaaccccctGTAACTGCTGCtctagggaatccaatgccctcttctggcagccAAGGGCACCAGCACATATGTGGCATTCATATActcagatacacagacatatgtaaaaataaaaataaatctttagaaaataatTAGGTAGGGAGTGAAGTGACTAAGGAAGACACTCAATCTtggctctggcctccacacacatgtgcacatgaactTAAACATCTacgtgcaaaacaaacaaacaaacacccagccGTATCAATGTGAACATCACTGAGGACCGAAGGCATGAGCAAGACTGttaagagacaatgtatagacagaTGGAGATGGCATCAGAATTGCTGAGAGGGGACAGGCAGCCAACGGGGGACCGTGCTGCATTGCCAGGGAAGCCAAGAGAGAAGGGTGTTTGACTGATTGAAAGGCAGCTGAACCATCAGGCAGGGTGAGAGTTAGGCAGGGGATGTGGAAGTGTTCCAAAAAGGGGAGCAGGCATGGTGAGGCTTCCTAAGGTCAGAAGCCATTCTAGCGTGTTCTCCAGGCAGCAGGGACCAGAGAGAGGATAAGGCCAGGGAAAGAGGCATGGGTGGAGGTAATCCAGGAGTGAAGACCATTTCACCAATGAGCAGCTTGGTCATTGACTACAGTGACTATTGATTTACATCACCATGACAGGAGAGCCATGTGTGGGTCAATGATAACAGGTGGGTCTCTTAAGTGAAGTGCCCCATTTGGGAGCCATCACACTCCAGGGGTGTCCATATTCTGAGtcctccccctgcctcaacctcctggcACTGGGGCTAGCTGGTCACATGGGCTGAATAAGGAGTAAAGGAAAAAGCCACACCCTGGTGACCTCTGTCACCCTTCAGCTAGAGCCTGCTTGGAATTGGAGTTGAGGTAGGAGATGTGCTGGCTTTCCCAGGGGTTCCAAAAGCCAAAGACATGTCAGCTCTGGGGGCCAGCAGAAGGAACTGCCTGTCTTCCTGATGCATAAGCATGGGAAGGTAGGTGGCCCTCGGTCAGGGAATGGGTTTGAATTGGGTCAGGCTGTTAGATGCCATGGCCTTGCAGCCCCCTTTCAAATGACTCAAGCCTTTAGAGTCAGATCTATATTTGGTGTCAACTGCAGATTCTCTCAGTGACTCCGGGTGCACCTGAGTCCCCTGCTGTCTTGGATGCTCAGTGACCTGTGGACAGAACTGCTCTTTCctagaagggagaaaggggatgCATCTGGGGTGCCCACTCAGTTGGGCACAGTGACATCGTGCCAGAAGAAGGTTCTATGGTTGTCCTTTCTCCACCTTCACCCCAGGGTGTGCTGGCTGTGGCTGTGTCCCAGGTGTGCCACGTGGTACCCCTGGTGGTGGGTGgcatctgccagtgcctggctgaGCGCTACACAGTTCTCCTGCTAGACGCACTGCTGGGCCGTGTGGTGCCCCAGCTAGTCTGTGGCCTTGTCCTCCGATGTTCCACTGAGGATGCCATGGGCCCTGGTAAGACTgccgtcccctccccctccccaactcaCATCCCTCCAGTGCACATGGGAGGGAACATGGACAAGGTGGGGTTCAGGAACCAAcactttttttaaactatttatttctATGGATATGGCTGCTTTTATttatatagctgaggctggctttgaactcctaatttCCCTTCCTCAGCCATTCAAATGTTAGGATTAAGGGCTAGCATGACTGTACTCAGCTTCTAGCTCTCTCCAAGTGGACTTCTCCCAGTTGAGTTAAAgagtgatgggggaggggtggggaacagGGCAGGACCCTGGGAGAAGGCTAAGTTCTTTTTTTGCTCCAGCTTGGACATCTATATACCCCATGTATGCCTGGCTCCCACAGAGGCCATAAAGGATGTCGAATCCCCTAGAATTGGAATAACTGacagttatgagccatcatgtggggctctgggaatcgaacctcagccctctggaagagcagccagtgctcttaaccacggaaccatctctccagccccagaaccaACACTTGTACAAGACAGTCCTGGGGGAAAGATTAAAACAGAGTCTTACTACATAGCACAGGTTGGCCTCGAGCTTggtgcaatcctcctgcctcagcctctcaaatacTGGCATGACAAGGTATGTGCCTCCATACCCAGCTTGCTGGACAATTCTAACTGCTTTCTCTTTAGCCCTCCCTGCTGTGGAGCCTCTGATAGAAGAATGGCCACTACAGGACACTGAGTGCCATTTCTGCAAGTCTGTGATCAACCAGGCCTGGAACACCAGTGAACAGGCTATGCCACAGGCAATGCACCAGGCCTGCCTTCGCTTCTGGCTAGACAGGCAAAAGGTAGGGGGCCCACGGGTTGGATGTATGTCATATGTGTGATGGTGCCGAGCTAGAAGAGACTTTGTAGCTAGACACACGCACGATGCTGGTTCCCAGCCTGGTGGACAGGATGTGGGTCAGACAATGATGGGATTGTAACAAATTTAACTGGCTAGGAGACATCATGGACCCAAGGCTTTGGACTATGGAACATCAGCAGGCCTTCTTTATGGACTAAGCACAAGAAAAGTCCTGTTAGTCCCAACAGGAAAGGGTCATACTGCCCTTTCTTGGTTTCACTCGATGGTGTGTTTGCCACACTGTTCTCCCAGTGTGCCATGTCACCCCCATGATGGGTGGTAGCATTTGACAGTACCTAGCAGGCACCAGAAAATGAGAAAAGCCAGGGTCAGCTGGAGCAGAAAAAGAACTTAGCCTTTTCCCAGGGTCCTGTTCTGCCCCACCCTGCTCACTCTGTAGAAGTCCTGCAGGAGAGAGCTGGAAGCTGGTACCATAGTGCTAGCCTGTAATTCTAACATTTGGAAAGGCTGAAGAAGGAGAaatgggagttcaaagccagcctcagctatataaataatgagttcagggtcagcctgggctacatgagaccctgtctggtgaaaggagacagagataggaaAGAACATGAGGCTTGGGTAAGGCTCACTGGCATGGCCACAaccaagtttgatccctgggatccgTATGGTAAACaaagagaatcaactcctgtAAACTTTccttatgaacacacacacacacgaaaacataattttgaagccaggctgtggtggtgcacacctttagtcctagcccttgggaggcagaagcagatggatctaagtttgagcccagcctggtctacagtgtgagctccaggacagccagggttacacagagaaaccctgtctcacaaaaccaaaaagaaatcaaCAACCACAAAGAACTGAACAGATAGTTCCTTAAGCCTGTGATGAATCCCCTCACTACAGTGGGACTTTCTTTAGAGAGGGTCCTATGTAACTTAAACCGCCTCCACCTCCTTTGTACTGAGACTACAGGCAGGTACCACTACTGAGTTTCATGTAGTTCTGAAGTTGAAACTAAaggtttcatgcatgctaggcaaccaTGAGACGATGCTAAGCTGCAAGCCTGCTCCAGCTCCAAGGCCCTGGCTTCCTCCAAAGCCTGTTTCAGCCAAACTTAGATAGAGTCCCTTTTTTTAAGActcattttatttgtgtttttagtgcatgtatgtatggacatcatgtgtgtgtggtgccggGGGGAGGgggtcagaagaggccatcagattccctggaactggagttgagtGGTTATAAGCCGTCCTTCCTGTCCtccaaagagcagcaagtgcctaaCCCCCGAGCCATCAGCCATTCAGCCCTTCGGTTGAGTCTTTAATGGTCAGCCAGGCACTGATGGAAAAACACAAACCCACAGTCCGGAGTGGCAGAGTGAGGTAGAACGCCAGATCTGCAGGTTAAGTTCTCTCCTAGAGGGGGGTCTACATATTGTGTCTTTCCTCAGTGTGAACAGTTTGTGGAACAGCACATGCCCCAGCTGCTGGCCCTGGTGCCTAGGAGCCAGGATGCCCACATCACCTGCCAGGTATGCCCACTCTTCAGCTGGTCCCAGGAGTCCCCTCTGCTCCCACAGTCCCACCCTCCTTGGTCTATGATCCTCAAGAGCCCCATTTCTTGGATCCAGGAAGCCTAGGGCTCAGAAGCCCAGAACTAAGTGTACCCATAGAACAGGCTTTGGACTTGGAGcagaaaagaacacatactgatTAGGTGGGAGGGGCAAGTCCATGATGGGATGGGCAGCTGGGGGCTGGGGTATGATGCTCCTTATTGCATGTGGTGTGTTTAGTGACCAGTTTGTTCTATGGTGGGGCTATAGTATGAGGTGGGGGTCCCACTAAGTCCCCAAGGCCATTGACTTAGGGAATGGCACAAGGGGTTCTGAAGGTGAAGTGAGAGTTGTCTCCATAGCCTTGAGAATTAGACGTAGAAAGCTGAGGCCCACGTGCTGTCTCCAACAGGCCCTTGGCGTATGTGAGGCCCCGGCTAGCCCTCTGCAGTGCTTCCAAACCCCACACCTCTGAGAACGCGGTCTCCAGGTGAGTCCAGCCtcctggggagagagaggaatgggtcttTGCTTGCTAAGGTTTGGGAACAAGATGGTCATCCTGCCCACTTCTGTGGACTGTGTCATCCTACCTCTGCCAGGCACAGTTCCAGGCTCCTCGGGGTCTCCAGTGGTTCCATCAGGAAAAGGCAGTCTTTTGGACCTATCGTCACTCCTTGCTCTCCCACCCCATCCAGCCCTCCACAGCTTCTATCTAAGGCTTCATCACATCTGAGCTGCCTGACCTTAAAGATACTCCATGTTCGAGCAATGGCCAACATTTCTTACTTCACTGTCTCGGCTGTCTCTCCCTCAGATGCCAGCAGCACCATGGTCACCTGACCTCACCCTGCCCAGGCTCCCTGTTTTCTAAGCCAGAAATAGCTCTGACACCAGAGTCAGGAAATGACATGGGGAGTGGGGGGCGAGAAAGGCAACAGTCTCTCAAGTGACCCTGACAGTAATCTGGTCCAGGTCACAATGTACTTAAAGCCAGCGCTCGCTGGGTAGTCATTTATCCATTTGTTCCCATTTGTGAAAATCTGCTGGTGTGCACAGCTGGCCCACCACTTCTAATGCGAGGAAGGACCCCAGCACTGTCACAGCCACTGTGGGCAGAGGGGCACTTCAAGTCAGTAAGTCCCTTGGGGGCCAATTTAAtgtctcccctcccatcccccatcaAGTCCATCTGGGTGCGCGAAGGGAGGCAATCCAGGAGTCACCTTTTTCTAGCTCTCAGGGCTCTAGGCCTTGCCTGCTGAAGAAGGAATTGTGAGAGACTCCCTGAGTTCTGGTCCCAACTCTGCTATCAACAGTCAGTGGGTCCCCCGGGCAAAATGCACAGCCCCCACCCTTTGCGATATCACTAAACTAGCTGCAAGTAGCCCAATGAAGGGAACTTGGCACTTATGAACTGTCACCATCACAGTGACAGTGACCCTACTCCCACCAGTAGCTACTCTCCTTGAAAAAGACCTTACCTCCCACCCTAATGCTACTTCCTTTCCCACAGCAGCCTGCTCCAGAGGACAAGCCTCAGCCTGCACCCTCAGCCCTGTGTCAGTCTGTATGTCCCAGCTCTAACtacagaccaccaccaccaccaccaccaccaccaccaccaccaccaccaccaccaccaccaccaccaccaccacagtggTTTCTGGCTCCCCCCGGTGATGGGGGGCGGCAGGCCCACGTCCTCTGGAAGCCTTCAGAAGGGGCTTCGGGCCTTCGCCTCCACCAGAGCCAAGCCAGCTCCCATAGCTCCCACAGCCCACAGGGACTGAGAAGAACTGTTGTGGCTCCAAGAAGACATCGGGTAGAAGCTGGGTATAGCCACACCAACCCCTTGCTAACATTTCTATGAAATCCAAACTTGAGAAGAATAAAGAATGGGAACATGGAGCATTATTCTAAGGGCTGTGGGCGAGGCGCAGTGACAGGGCACTTTCCTAGCAAGCAGGAAacctgggttggatccccagtACTAACAAGAAACACTGTTTAAAGGTAGTGTGGTAGCTCTTGCCTACAATCTCAGATCTTGGGAGAGCACAGCAAAGGACTGTGAGTGTTGGCAGCTGGTCGGGGATacagtgaaaaagagaaaaaagaaaagggagggatgaagagaggaaaagaaagacaagacaggaaaggaaggaaaagacagaaaggaaaggatcaaagaaagaaaagagacagaaaagaaaggaagaaggaaaaagttaagaaaagggaaggaaggatgaaggcagggagggagagagggaaaggagatatGAAATCTTCAGCTTGTACGTTttcaaaagagaattttaaaatcagGAAGGACTTGTGAGATGCTTCAGTAAGTAAAGGTCATGCCACCAAGGCTGATGACCCAAgtctga
This window of the Mus musculus strain C57BL/6J chromosome 6 genomic patch of type FIX, GRCm38.p6 PATCHES MG184_PATCH genome carries:
- the Sftpb gene encoding pulmonary surfactant-associated protein B isoform 1 precursor (isoform 1 precursor is encoded by transcript variant 1), producing the protein MAKSHLLQWLLLLPTLCCPGAAITSASSLECAQGPQFWCQSLEHAVQCRALGHCLQEVWGHAGANDLCQECEDIVHLLTKMTKEDAFQEAIRKFLEQECDILPLKLLVPRCRQVLDVYLPLVIDYFQSQINPKAICNHVGLCPRGQAKPEQNPGMPDAVPNPLLDKLVLPVLPGALLARPGPHTQDFSEQQLPIPLPFCWLCRTLIKRVQAVIPKGVLAVAVSQVCHVVPLVVGGICQCLAERYTVLLLDALLGRVVPQLVCGLVLRCSTEDAMGPALPAVEPLIEEWPLQDTECHFCKSVINQAWNTSEQAMPQAMHQACLRFWLDRQKCEQFVEQHMPQLLALVPRSQDAHITCQALGVCEAPASPLQCFQTPHL
- the Sftpb gene encoding pulmonary surfactant-associated protein B isoform 2 precursor (isoform 2 precursor is encoded by transcript variant 2) — its product is MAKSHLLQWLLLLPTLCCPGAAITSASSLECAQGPQFWCQSLEHAVQCRALGHCLQEVWGHAGANDLCQECEDIVHLLTKMTKEDAFQEAIRKFLEQECDILPLKLLVPRCRQVLDVYLPLVIDYFQSQINPKAICNHVGLCPRGQAKPEQNPGMPDAVPNPLLDKLVLPVLPGALLARPGPHTQDFSEQQLPIPLPFCWLCRTLIKRVQAVIPKCLAERYTVLLLDALLGRVVPQLVCGLVLRCSTEDAMGPALPAVEPLIEEWPLQDTECHFCKSVINQAWNTSEQAMPQAMHQACLRFWLDRQKCEQFVEQHMPQLLALVPRSQDAHITCQALGVCEAPASPLQCFQTPHL